In Pseudochaenichthys georgianus unplaced genomic scaffold, fPseGeo1.2 scaffold_2189_arrow_ctg1, whole genome shotgun sequence, a single window of DNA contains:
- the LOC117441933 gene encoding MAM domain-containing glycosylphosphatidylinositol anchor protein 2-like, with amino-acid sequence MERREDDDDGGGEERTEQIRWTKTAGGASDRQGDPTLQNETLKITNISRHQGGRYYCKAENGLGSPAIRSIRVDVYFLDDPMITVHQSVGESKEHFYFERTVFLRCVANSNPPVHYSWRRGREALTQGSDAGVEIYEPFFTQ; translated from the exons ATGGAGAGAAGGGAGGACGATGATgacggaggaggagaggaaaggaCGGAGCAG ATTCGTTGGACGAAGACGGCGGGCGGAGCTTCGGATCGTCAGGGCGACCCGACGCTGCAGAACGAAACTCTGAAGATCACGAACATCAGCCGTCACCAGGGGGGGCGCTACTACTGCAAGGCTGAGAACGGACTGGGGTCCCCCGCCATCCGGTCCATACGGGTCGACGTCTACT tccTGGATGACCCTATGATCACGGTGCATCAGAGCGTGGGTGAATCGAAGGAGCACTTCTACTTTGAGCGCACGGTGTTCCTGCGCTGCGTGGCGAACTCTAACCCCCCGGTGCACTACAGCTGGAGGAGGGGCCGGGAGGCGCTGACGCAGGGCTCCGACGCCGGGGTGGAGATCTACGAGCCCTTCTTCACTCAG